The following coding sequences are from one Primulina eburnea isolate SZY01 chromosome 15, ASM2296580v1, whole genome shotgun sequence window:
- the LOC140815513 gene encoding uncharacterized protein, translated as MADNRENDRQMPPEAIPIRDHFRPVINTHYSGIARGNINANNFELKPALINMIRDQARGWLQSLPLGSITTWEELATKFLAKYFPPAKSAQLKIEISTFRQTDFEQLYEAWERYKELLRRCPNHGFEDWVQIELFYNGLNGQTRTTVDAAAGGTIFAKSPAQAYDLLEQMTINSYQWPSERSGVKRTAGVYAVDPITSLTAQVSALTTQIAAMNKAGQSTSDVALVTAEESPIPEEVQFINNKNFGGFGGYRGKPSFEDLVGTFVVESGKRMSRTESRLDNLETHMASIGATLKILESQVGQITNALTSQPSGVVQKTADPNLREVNAIFMQHEEIGMLGSEEKEVELTQVPNEKPTPSKRTRDLKNLHSNIQSTEKEEVAITGGENKGMQGSLPQKLQDPGEFVIPCEIRGQLVEKAICDSGASVNVMPSFLYEKLGLSVIKPTGLSLQMADKSIRTPLGVVEDVELKIDKIRLLADFVVLDMGNSQNVRAILGRPFLATAGAIIDVKRRKMTMEVEGQLVEIKASKIAYNPP; from the exons ATGGCTGATAACAGAGAAAACGACCGACAGATGCCGCCTGAGGCTATACCaatcagagatcacttccgaccagtgatcaacacgCATTATTCTGGCATTGCTCGAGGAAACATCAACGCCAACAATTTCGAGCTTAAGcccgcattgataaacatg ATACG ggatcaagcaagaggatggctgcAATCGCTTCCCTTGGGAAGTATCACAACATGGGAGGAGTTGGCGACAAAATTTCTGGCAAAATACTTTCCccctgcgaagtctgcacaattGAAGATTGAGATCAGCACTTTTAGACAGACTGACTTCGAGCAGttgtatgaggcatgggaaaggTACAAAGAGTTGTTGCGGAGGTGCCCGAATCATGGGtttgaagactgggtgcagATCGAGCTTTTCTATAACGGGTTGAACGGTCAGACACGGACAACAGTGGATGCAGCGgcaggtggcacgatctttgccaagTCCCCTGCTCAAGCCTATGACTTGCTTGAGCAGATGACCATAAACAGCTACCAGTGGCCATCTGAAAGATCTGGAGTGAAGAGGACTGCTGGAGTTTATGCCGTGGATCCAATCACATCACTTACTGCACAGGTTTCAGCATTGACCACACAGATTGCAGCAATGAACAAAGCAGGCCAGTCTACGTCTGATGTAGCACTGGTGACTGCCGAAGAGTCGCCTATTCCTGAAGAAGTGCAATTCATCAACAACAAGAACTTTGGAGGCTTTggcggatatcgag ggaagccatcatttgaAGATTTAGTTGGAACGTTTGTGGTTGAATCTGGTAAAAGGATGTCTAGAACTGAGTCGAGACTGGACAACCTTGAGACACACATGGCGAGCATTGGTGCGACATTGAAAATCCTGGAGTCACAAGTGGGGCAGATAACGAATGCACTTACGTCTCAACCGTCAGGCGTAGTACAAAAGACTGCAGATCCAAATCTGAGAGAGGTGAATGCCATTTTTATGCAGCATGAGGAGATTGGTATGTTAGGCAGCGAAGAGAAGGAGGTTGAACTCACACAAGTTCCGAATGAAAAGCCAACTCCAAGCAAAAGAACCCGAG atctcaagaacctacactCTAACATTCAGTCTACAGAGAAGGAAGAGGTGGCAATCACTGGAGGAGAGAATAAGGGCATGCAAGGAAGTCTTCCTCAGAAGCTGCAAGACCCCGGAGAATTTGTTATACCATGTGAAATAAGGGGGCAATTAGTGGAAAAAGCTATATGTGATTCGGGAGCGAGCGTGAATGTAATGCCAAGTTTTCTCTACGAGAAACTTGGACTGAGTGTGATCAAACCCACAGGACTAAGTTTGCAAATGGCGGATAAATCGATCAGGACACCGCTAGGTGttgtggaagatgttgaacttaAGATTGATAAAATAAGGCTTTTAGCTGATTTTGTGGTGCTTGACATGGGGAACAGTCAGAATGTTCGTGCTATTTTAGGACGACCATTTTTGGCTACTGCAGGAGCTATTATTGACGTGAAACGAAGAAAGATGACCATGGAAGTTGAAGGTCAGCTTGTGGAAATAAAGGCATCCAAGATAGCATACAATCCACCATGA